The Psychrobacillus sp. FSL K6-4046 DNA window CGTTAATCCAATAACTCGTCCTCTATAAAGGTGCGATAAGATGCTAGGATACCGTTCGGTAAGTTATTCGGTGGGAAAAATTGAAGTGAGATAGATTCTAATTCATCCGGTGTAAGTAGGCCTTCATATTCATTGGTTTTGTAAACGATAGTAACCGAATAAAAGGTATCACCATTTGGATTTTCTATATAATAATCAGGACCTGAGTAAACTTGGCAAAGTGTCAGTTTTCCAATGCGCAAGCCGGTCTCCTCCAAAACCTCTCGATATGCAGTGACTTCCAGGCTTTCGCCAAGCTCCATTAATCCTCCAGGCAGACCATAAATGCCAGGTGCTCTTTCTTGAAGTAACACTTCGTTTTGTTCATTTAGTATTAGCACAACTGAACCAGGCAGTATGAGTGGCTGATGCCCAACATATTGGCGCAATTTTTTATAGTATTCCAAGAGTCTCCCCCTATTCAAGTTAAGAATTATTAACAGTTTACTATAAAAATGGTACGATACGTATAATGATGAAACTTACCTTATGATAATTCGTATATAAGATTATGTTAAACCTACATGGAGGATGTGAAAGTTAGTTGACTAAAAAGCTTTGGTTCCAGGTTGGAACCGCAATATTATTTACTTTATTAATTATTTTTATGTTTATGCAGGTTAAATCGATCTTTTCCCCTTTTCTAACAATTGCCCAGGCTATTTTTATGCCGCTGTTATTGGGTGGGGTATTATTCTATTTATCCAGACCACTTCAAAAATGGCTAGAATCGAAAAAATTTCCACGATGGGCTAGTATTATATCAGTATTTGTTGTAATTGGTCTCCTTATTTGGGGATTCATTGCATTATTAAGTCCTGTCCTAACAAAACAGGTGAATGCGTTGGTAGATAATACACCTGAGATGGTAGAAGAGGTAGAGGAATTCGTTAATTATTCCATTTCCCAAAGAAAAAAATTTGGTGAACTGCCAGAGGCAATTCAAACTACGATAGATAGTGCAAGTGGAAAAATAGAAACGATAGCAGTATCTGCTGGCGGTTTGATAGTTAAGTTCGTCCAGAATGTATTCCAAGGAGTATTTTTATTGGTGCTTGTACCATTCTTCCTGGTCTATATGCTGAAGGATCATGAAAAATTTGTCCCTTTCATTACACAGTTTTTTAAGGGGGAAAAGAAAAAGTTTATACGTAAAACCTTATCTGATATAGATGATACTCTTCGCTCATACGTTCAAGGACAATTATTCGTGAGTTTTTTAGTGGGAGTAATGTTATTCATCGGATATACAGCAATTGGTCTAGAATATGCCTTACTACTAGCGCTATTTGGGATGATTATGAATGTTATTCCATTCTTAGGGCCATATATATCCCTAGTTCCTGCAGTTATTATTGCTTTAATTCAAGAGCCTAAACTAGCTATCTATGTAGCGATTATAATGCTTGTAGCTCAGCAAATTGAAAGTAACTTCATTACTCCAAACGTGATGGGGAAATCCTTGGATATTCATCCATTAACGGTTATTACGATTATTTTAGCAGCTGGAAATATAGCAGGTTTAATGGGAATCATTTTAGGGGTTCCAACCTATGCAGTTATTAAAGCCATTTTAAAGAATATATACGCACATAGGGAAGGGATTAAGGATACAGCCACGAAATCTGTCTAGGAGGGGATGGAATGACCTTTAAATCTAAGATTGATAAAACCTTTGCTTATTTTATAGGGGGAGCAATTTTTATAATAGCACTTGCTACTCTTGTACCTGCCTTATATGAAATCTTTTCAGATGATGTAGATGTAAAAGCAGTGGCTATTATCAGTATTTTATTTATCATGTGTGTTGGATTTATTTTGTGGATAACCTTTGATATTGAGTATTCTTTCAGGGAGAAGTACTTATTTATTAAAGGAGGTCCGTTTAAAAGTAAAATTCCTTATGAGGATATAACGAAAGTCAATAAAACATCTCAAATTTTAGCTGGTTATCGAATTCTATCTTCTAAGGATGCGTTAGAAATTCATTATAAAAAAGCAGTGCTTGGAAGTGTAATTATCTCACCTTGCGAACAGCAGAAATTTTTAAGGATTTTGTCTGAAAAAGCACCACACATCTCTATGAAATGAGGTTTGATGATGGATAAGGACGATTATACCCCACCGGTTAACGATTTAATGGGTGATATTCTTAGGAACTATGAAAAGTCTGGAGGCATGGATCGTATCAAGGGAATGGGTCAACCGATCTCGGATGAATATTTCTCAGGAGACATTTTTCAGCACTTTCAAAAGATAGCCAAGGATGCGGGGTACAAACCACACTGGCTTAAGCTACAGCATGAAATTCGTGATGAGTTACAGGACATAGCGTCTACCTATACACATGGTCTTAAAGAAGGTCTCCATTTTCGAATTACTAAAGTAAATGAAAAAATTATGGCCTATAACAAGTCATGTCCGCCCCCTATGCAAAAGAGTACAGTACGTTTAGACTCAGTAGAAAATGCAGTTAGTCGTTGGTTGTAAGCATTGCTAGATAAACTTGCTTCAAATTATTATAAGAAACCGAGAATCATCCTTCGGTTTCTTTTTTTATTTTGTTCTCTTTTAACCGTATTTGTGTTAACTTATATTTATAAGAGGTTAACACAAATAAAAGGGGAAAAAATTATGAGAAATGAACGTTTGAAAATGATGATTACTGCTGCTATGTTTGCTGGCATTATTGCCGTAGCGGCTCAAGTAATGATCGCTATACCACCTGTACCATTTTCACTCTTAACGATTGCTGTTATGTTAACGGCTACTATTTTACCTAAAGAGTATGCGTGTCTTGCCATTATCATCTATATATTACTTGGCCTCGGTGGGATACCTGTTTTTGCTGGTATGACGGGAGGACCAGGCATATTACTCGGTCCAACAGGAGGATATATTTTAGCTACGCTACCAGCTGTGATATGTATAAGTTTTTTGTTAGACATGTTTGGTCATAACAAATTTGTAGCTATTGGAGCCAATATGCTCAGTGTAGTCATTATTCTATCTATCGGTATGGTTTGGCTAAAAATGGTTTCCGGTATTTCATGGGAGGGAGCCTTCAAGGGTGGAATGTTAATTTTTCTTATTCCCGATTTAGTAAAATCAATAGTTGCAGCATTAGTAGGAGTGGTTATTAGACGTCGTTTGGTTCAAGCTAAATTGATTAGGGCTACCCCTCTTTAATATAAAAAGAATGCTCCAAGGGGAAAGGAGCATTCTTTTTTTTATTTCTAGGTTGGAGAAACATTATCTAGGAGGAAATCGTTCTTCGCTAGAAGAACGGTTTTTCGTGTGGGTATGATCTCTTTCGTCTTGAACTTGAATGTTCAAATCCTCTACAGAGATTGCATCAACAGTTTGCATATCCTCATGCATATCGAACAGGCTGACTTTAGTCGTCTTAACCCTATCAGGATTGTCTAACAAACGACCATCTGCCTCTTCTCGTTTATCCTTCATGTTTCGTAAGTTTTAAAAGCATTTGGCTAAGTGCTTGCTTCTCATCTTTGTCAGCAGTTTTCCATAGTTGCTGTAAAAGATGTTCTTCACGGTTTCTAGGTTCTTCGTGCGCTGCAAGATAACCTGCGACTTTCTCGGTTGCTTTTGCAAGGGTCTCATCACTTAGACCCATTTTTTCACCCATTTTAACTTTGTCAGCTAGATAATCCTTAAATGTAGTAAAGCTTTTTAGGATATTATTTTTTTCGTCTGTACTGAAGCTTTCTAATGCTACTTCCACTTGTTTGTCTATTTTTCGATCCATTCTTTCTCACTCCTTTTTTTTGGGGATTGTTATTAGCTATTCCCGAAGCTAAAAGGAATATGCATTTTAGTTTTACAATAAAGTTATTAGCAAACGAGTAGAAGGGGAGTACAACGAACAAACCTCTATTCAAAGGTGTGTAACTTCGATTTCCTCACTGGCGAACGCTTTCTATGGGAAAGAAAGAAGCATTCACCCCATTAATCGACTGCCAAAACAATTAGTAAGTAAAACTTAACTTGGGTAAGTAAAAAATTACATTAATAAAAATGGTTGACATACTAATTGAAAATGATTATCATTATCGTATAGAGCTTACTCAATAGAGAAGGTTCTTACCAGCAACTTTTCTCCAAAGTACAGCTGAGTATTTATTACGACTTAACCCCCTCAACGTTA harbors:
- a CDS encoding NUDIX hydrolase, which produces MEYYKKLRQYVGHQPLILPGSVVLILNEQNEVLLQERAPGIYGLPGGLMELGESLEVTAYREVLEETGLRIGKLTLCQVYSGPDYYIENPNGDTFYSVTIVYKTNEYEGLLTPDELESISLQFFPPNNLPNGILASYRTFIEDELLD
- a CDS encoding AI-2E family transporter — translated: MTKKLWFQVGTAILFTLLIIFMFMQVKSIFSPFLTIAQAIFMPLLLGGVLFYLSRPLQKWLESKKFPRWASIISVFVVIGLLIWGFIALLSPVLTKQVNALVDNTPEMVEEVEEFVNYSISQRKKFGELPEAIQTTIDSASGKIETIAVSAGGLIVKFVQNVFQGVFLLVLVPFFLVYMLKDHEKFVPFITQFFKGEKKKFIRKTLSDIDDTLRSYVQGQLFVSFLVGVMLFIGYTAIGLEYALLLALFGMIMNVIPFLGPYISLVPAVIIALIQEPKLAIYVAIIMLVAQQIESNFITPNVMGKSLDIHPLTVITIILAAGNIAGLMGIILGVPTYAVIKAILKNIYAHREGIKDTATKSV
- a CDS encoding PH domain-containing protein, which codes for MTFKSKIDKTFAYFIGGAIFIIALATLVPALYEIFSDDVDVKAVAIISILFIMCVGFILWITFDIEYSFREKYLFIKGGPFKSKIPYEDITKVNKTSQILAGYRILSSKDALEIHYKKAVLGSVIISPCEQQKFLRILSEKAPHISMK
- a CDS encoding DUF1992 domain-containing protein, which gives rise to MMDKDDYTPPVNDLMGDILRNYEKSGGMDRIKGMGQPISDEYFSGDIFQHFQKIAKDAGYKPHWLKLQHEIRDELQDIASTYTHGLKEGLHFRITKVNEKIMAYNKSCPPPMQKSTVRLDSVENAVSRWL
- a CDS encoding biotin transporter BioY, which translates into the protein MRNERLKMMITAAMFAGIIAVAAQVMIAIPPVPFSLLTIAVMLTATILPKEYACLAIIIYILLGLGGIPVFAGMTGGPGILLGPTGGYILATLPAVICISFLLDMFGHNKFVAIGANMLSVVIILSIGMVWLKMVSGISWEGAFKGGMLIFLIPDLVKSIVAALVGVVIRRRLVQAKLIRATPL
- a CDS encoding DUF3243 domain-containing protein, coding for MDRKIDKQVEVALESFSTDEKNNILKSFTTFKDYLADKVKMGEKMGLSDETLAKATEKVAGYLAAHEEPRNREEHLLQQLWKTADKDEKQALSQMLLKLTKHEG